One Pseudorasbora parva isolate DD20220531a chromosome 8, ASM2467924v1, whole genome shotgun sequence DNA window includes the following coding sequences:
- the mcamb gene encoding melanoma cell adhesion molecule b has translation MTLRYIAPLVVGLIVLTCKTWAAVDVSMEDRVDVYLKGQAAILCMYSLKEPATMIVWFTKLPGKDQSRIRIYYYDDQTEIIEEGSEYAGRIKVSRYYDPQLSQGNAILTIDKVELTDQREFICMVHNASKDSGEGHTRLQVFKSPSLPVIQPTHTGISVSEEEPSKVANCKVDDGYPRPNITWYKDRFPLQHSDGEVEIKESVTIKTNGLYAVESELFIKVIREDEDANFYCEVQYFVPGASKMSESNSINITVYYPTTEVHLSINSPNRLIKEGDTVEIHCKGNGNTLSLYTFRHKEEVLTTDNEILFLENVTRSDSGTYYCQSLDLETGNEVEESINITVHYLDPIVVIPEKKVLDLGNDLTLTCNALSSLATYTAWYKGGVELVKRHVLELHNASYDTAGTYICEVMALSLSALQRQKSVQIVVQGKPEITKAIAVGSMNKDDRTVNLTCYAEGYPIPNITWTLFDQLTHQPIPVLNEESQVTNTGVISTISVKATSELTANCTADNEFGTGAASRSIEAFAHVTTTQPTSTEAIGFTVAPKKQEKGGSGVAIAVIIIFLLLIAILGSVLYFLYKKGKLPCGRSGKQDFTKEKASKDDIVMEMKSGKSEEAVLLQGVNGDKKSPTE, from the exons CATGGGCTGCAGTAGATGTGAGCATGGAAGACAGAGTGGATGTATATTTAAAAGGCCAGGCAGCGATCCTTTGTATGTACTCTCTGAAGGAACCAGCCACGATGATAGTTTGGTTTACG AAATTGCCTGGCAAGGACCAAAGCAGGATAAGAATCTACTACTATGATGATCAGACCGAGATCATCGAAGAAGGCAGTGAATATGCGGGGAGGATCAAAGTCAGTCGCTATTATGACCCGCAGCTTTCTCAAGGAAACGCCATTCTGACCATCGACAAGGTGGAACTGACTGACCAAAGGGAGTTCATCTGCATGGTGCACAATGCATCGAAAGACAGCGGTGAAGGACACACTCGTCTCCAAGTATTCA AATCGCCATCGCTTCCTGTGATTCAACCTACACACACAGGGATTTCTGTTAGTGAGGAGGAGCCATCAAAG GTTGCAAATTGTAAAGTGGACGACGGGTATCCTAGACCCAACATCACATGGTACAAGGACAGATTCCCTCTCCAACACTCAGATGGAG AGGTAGAGATCAAGGAATCAGTGACAATCAAAACCAATGGCCTGTATGCAGTTGAGAGTGAACTTTTCATAAAGGTCATAAGGGAAGATGAAGATGCCAATTTCTACTGTGAGGTTCAATACTTTGTCCCTGGtgcatcaaaaatgtcagaGTCCAATTCAATCAACATCACAGTTTACT ACCCTACAACAGAGGTACACCTGTCCATAAATTCACCCAATAGGCTTATAAAAGAAGGCGACACAGTGGAGATCCATTGTAAAGGAAATGGAAACACTCTATCACTTTATACTTTCAGACATAAAGAG GAGGTGTTGACTACAGATAATGAAATACTGTTTCTGGAAAATGTCACGCGATCAGACAGCGGGACATATTATTGCCAGTCACTTGACTTAGAAACAGGCAACGAGGTTGAGGAGTCCATCAATATCACAGTACACT ATCTGGATCCTATTGTGGTCATACCAGAGAAGAAAGTTCTGGACCTGGGGAACGATCTCACATTAACCTGCAACGCCTTGTCTTCTTTAGCCACATATACAGCATGGTATAAG GGTGGCGTGGAGCTGGTTAAGAGACATGTTTTGGAGTTACACAATGCCTCTTATGACACCGCTGGGACATATATTTGTGAAGTGATGGCCCTTTCCCTGTCTGCGCTacaaagacagaagtctgtgcAAATCGTTGTGCAAG GAAAGCCTGAGATCACAAAGGCGATAGCAGTGGGTTCCATGAATAAGGATGACCGGACTGTAAACCTGACCTGCTATGCAGAAGGCTACCCAATCCCCAATATCACCTGGACCCTCTTTGACCAACTG ACTCATCAGCCTATCCCTGTGCTGAATGAGGAAAGCCAGGTAACAAACACTGGTGTTATCAGCACGATCTCTGTGAAAGCCACATCTGAACTCACAGCCAACTGCACAGCTGACAATGAGTTTGGGACAGGTGCTGCTTCTCGCAGCATTGAAGCAT TTGCACATGTGACGACAACCCAGCCCACCAGCACTGAAG CAATCGGATTTACCGTTGCACCAAAAAAGCAAGAGAAAG GTGGCAGTGGAGTAGCCATAGCGGTCATCATCATCTTCCTGCTCCTCATAGCCATACTGGGCAGCGTGCTCTACTTCCTCTACAAGAAAGGAAAGCTACCCTGTGGACGGTCGGGAAAGCAGGATTT CACGAAGGAAAAGGCCAGCAAGGATGATATTGTGATGGAGATGAAGAGCGGTAAATCTGAAGAGGCGGTGCTTCTACAGGGAGTGAATGGAGACAAAAAGTCACCTACTGAATAG